In the Streptomyces formicae genome, one interval contains:
- a CDS encoding ABC transporter permease — MRETTLVMTARSLRLSRRNTDALITALALPVMLLLIFVYFFGGSINTGTRYVTYVVPGVLLLCAGFGSSNTAIAVTEDLKGGIIDRFRSLDVGGVPILAGHVIASAARNVIATTLVLGLAFAIGFRPTATPAAWLAAAGILLAFILALSWLSATVGLLATSPEAAGGFTFFVSFLPYPSSAFVRTDTMPGWLQPFADNQPVTPVIDSLRALLLNQPTGSTPWVALAWCAAILGGSAALSGALFRRRSR, encoded by the coding sequence ATGCGTGAGACCACCCTGGTGATGACGGCCCGCTCCCTGCGCCTGAGCCGCCGCAACACGGACGCGCTGATCACGGCCCTTGCCCTGCCCGTGATGCTGCTCCTGATCTTCGTGTACTTCTTCGGCGGCTCGATCAACACCGGTACGCGGTACGTCACTTACGTGGTCCCCGGCGTGCTGCTGCTCTGCGCGGGCTTCGGCTCGTCGAACACGGCGATCGCCGTCACCGAGGACCTCAAGGGCGGCATCATCGACCGCTTCCGCTCGCTGGACGTGGGCGGCGTCCCGATCCTGGCCGGTCACGTCATCGCCTCCGCCGCCCGCAACGTGATCGCCACGACGCTCGTCCTCGGCCTCGCCTTCGCGATCGGCTTCCGCCCCACGGCGACCCCCGCGGCCTGGCTGGCGGCCGCCGGCATCCTCCTGGCCTTCATCCTCGCCCTGTCCTGGCTCTCGGCGACGGTGGGCCTGCTCGCCACGTCCCCGGAGGCGGCCGGCGGCTTCACCTTCTTCGTGAGCTTCCTGCCCTACCCGAGCAGCGCCTTCGTCCGCACGGACACGATGCCGGGCTGGCTCCAGCCGTTCGCGGACAACCAGCCCGTCACCCCGGTCATCGACTCCCTCCGCGCCCTCCTCCTGAACCAGCCGACGGGCAGCACACCGTGGGTGGCACTGGCCTGGTGCGCGGCCATCCTGGGCGGGTCGGCGGCCCTCTCCGGCGCGCTGTTCAGGCGCCGCTCCCGCTGA
- a CDS encoding HAD-IA family hydrolase translates to MSSPPPRSPHEAPKRGRRESLIRRLADSHKESPDREVVAGYHNINYVMPLGWRLALLLGTMPFRARVKCRQPRDVVQVVPRIWQSETEVLAAVNRELKREVPRCYRDFGDWSLHSYRAGQVLSSVRVEGGIGDPMMRAFAKFFAKTAGVGKDKLPPTPAGWPETGQSQAFFDWLIGFTESRVHQRNRWRFQELFEAVGIRADVMTSFRDDPRRPPLTPRPFCLLHTDVHRGNVVVDRKRIAVIDWELAMYGDPLHDLATHLVRMEYEKEEQLRMTELWTEEMVSAGHQKMTEGLDADLPAYLDFEYAQSVFPDVMRAALDLCELPGEPDDEEFAWASWRVCRALRRAAEPLKLKKVPDGARAEHALRAWYAGPYGRAQEEARRAAQPARDRGALDEWGAVADETYQEACAGTAEVRDGAADGPARQVVLPAQAGALTRELDEVRELFADPEGGCVLFDFDGPICRLFPHGASRRVADDFWRLVGEGGLLDMIDLADRYSKDPYDVLRDVAQERPGSEAVAALEDVLTRGEVRAAQHAPATDGAHDLIRELSRRGCRIAVVTNNSPRAVESYLHRHGLSEAFGPHVYGRGPDADQLKPDPDMLLRALAGLGAEPGDAVMIGDTVSDLVAAREAKVRFVGYARDDRKVAPLRAAGAEAVVRELAPLLALLGGVSGSGA, encoded by the coding sequence ATGTCGTCACCTCCGCCTCGATCTCCCCACGAGGCGCCGAAGCGCGGACGTCGCGAGTCGCTCATCAGGCGTCTCGCCGACTCGCACAAAGAGAGCCCCGACCGTGAGGTCGTAGCCGGGTATCACAACATCAACTATGTGATGCCGCTCGGCTGGCGGCTGGCCCTCCTGCTCGGCACGATGCCGTTCAGGGCCCGCGTCAAGTGCCGCCAGCCGCGTGACGTGGTGCAGGTGGTCCCGCGCATCTGGCAGAGCGAGACCGAAGTGCTCGCGGCGGTGAACCGCGAGCTGAAGAGGGAAGTCCCGCGCTGCTACCGGGACTTCGGCGACTGGTCGCTGCACTCCTACCGGGCCGGGCAGGTGCTGTCCTCCGTGCGGGTCGAGGGCGGCATCGGCGATCCGATGATGCGGGCCTTCGCCAAGTTCTTCGCCAAGACGGCGGGGGTGGGGAAGGACAAGCTGCCGCCCACCCCCGCCGGCTGGCCGGAGACCGGGCAGAGCCAGGCGTTCTTCGACTGGCTGATCGGCTTCACCGAGAGCCGCGTGCACCAGCGGAACAGATGGCGGTTCCAGGAGCTCTTCGAAGCGGTGGGCATCCGCGCCGACGTCATGACGTCCTTCCGGGACGACCCGCGCCGCCCGCCGCTGACCCCGCGGCCCTTCTGCCTCCTGCACACCGACGTCCACCGGGGCAACGTCGTCGTCGACCGCAAGAGGATCGCCGTCATCGACTGGGAGTTGGCCATGTACGGCGACCCCCTGCACGACCTCGCCACCCATCTCGTACGCATGGAGTACGAGAAGGAGGAGCAGCTCCGGATGACGGAGCTGTGGACCGAGGAGATGGTGAGCGCGGGCCACCAAAAGATGACCGAGGGCCTGGACGCCGACCTGCCCGCCTATCTGGACTTCGAATACGCCCAGTCCGTCTTCCCCGACGTCATGCGGGCGGCGCTCGACCTGTGCGAACTGCCGGGAGAACCGGACGACGAGGAGTTCGCCTGGGCGTCCTGGCGGGTCTGCCGGGCGTTGCGGCGCGCGGCCGAACCCCTGAAGCTGAAGAAGGTGCCCGACGGGGCGCGCGCCGAGCACGCGTTGCGCGCCTGGTACGCCGGGCCGTACGGCCGGGCGCAGGAAGAGGCGCGGCGCGCGGCGCAGCCCGCGCGGGACCGCGGGGCCCTCGACGAATGGGGTGCGGTGGCAGACGAGACGTACCAAGAGGCGTGCGCCGGGACGGCTGAGGTGAGGGACGGGGCCGCCGATGGCCCGGCGCGGCAGGTGGTCCTCCCGGCCCAGGCGGGGGCCCTCACGCGCGAACTGGACGAAGTGCGCGAGCTGTTCGCCGATCCGGAGGGCGGTTGCGTGCTCTTCGACTTCGACGGGCCCATCTGCCGCCTCTTCCCCCACGGCGCGTCCCGGCGCGTCGCCGACGACTTCTGGAGGCTGGTCGGCGAGGGCGGCCTGCTCGACATGATCGATCTGGCGGACCGTTACTCCAAGGACCCCTACGACGTCCTGCGGGACGTCGCCCAGGAGCGGCCGGGCAGCGAGGCCGTCGCCGCCCTGGAGGACGTCCTCACCCGGGGCGAGGTGCGCGCCGCACAGCACGCACCGGCCACCGACGGGGCTCACGACCTCATCCGCGAGCTGTCGCGGCGAGGCTGCCGGATCGCCGTCGTCACCAACAACTCCCCGCGCGCGGTGGAGTCCTATCTGCACCGGCACGGTCTGTCCGAGGCGTTCGGGCCGCACGTCTACGGCCGCGGGCCCGACGCGGACCAGCTCAAGCCGGACCCCGACATGCTGCTGCGCGCGCTGGCGGGGCTCGGTGCCGAGCCCGGCGACGCGGTGATGATCGGCGACACGGTCTCCGACCTCGTCGCCGCGCGCGAGGCGAAGGTCCGCTTCGTCGGCTACGCGCGCGACGACCGCAAGGTCGCCCCGCTGCGTGCCGCGGGGGCCGAGGCGGTCGTCCGTGAGCTCGCGCCGCTGCTGGCGCTGCTCGGGGGCGTCAGCGGGAGCGGCGCCTGA
- a CDS encoding HAD family hydrolase encodes MTSDSTQSDATHPGAVDEETETLRSLITSVRFVLFDFDGPICHLFPGDTAKRVAEAQVRWLEERGLRDLLADGVREEPDPYKVLRAVDLRSPGSDLVAELEEHLTQQELGLVATAMPTAYVDPLIRTWSAVGARLAVTTNNSPRAVGRYLASRGLTECFAPHVYGRTPDLHLLKPHPHCVRRALDAMGAAPDETLMIGDAPSDHVAARAAGVRFLGYARNARKAERLRAAGATHLVGSLEPLLKVVYAVGDIKAR; translated from the coding sequence GTGACTTCTGACTCGACGCAATCTGACGCGACACATCCCGGGGCAGTCGATGAAGAGACCGAGACGCTTCGTTCTCTGATCACTTCTGTCCGTTTCGTGCTGTTCGACTTCGACGGCCCGATCTGCCACCTCTTCCCCGGGGACACGGCGAAGAGGGTGGCGGAGGCCCAGGTCCGGTGGCTGGAGGAGCGGGGGCTGCGCGACCTGCTCGCCGACGGCGTGCGCGAGGAGCCCGACCCCTACAAGGTCCTGCGCGCCGTCGACCTCCGCAGCCCGGGCAGCGACCTGGTCGCCGAGCTGGAGGAGCACCTCACCCAGCAGGAGCTCGGCCTCGTGGCCACCGCCATGCCCACTGCCTACGTCGACCCGCTGATCCGCACCTGGTCGGCCGTCGGCGCCCGGCTCGCCGTCACGACGAACAACTCCCCGCGCGCGGTCGGCCGCTACCTCGCCTCGCGCGGCCTCACGGAGTGCTTCGCCCCGCACGTCTACGGCCGTACCCCCGACCTCCACCTGCTCAAGCCCCACCCGCACTGCGTGCGGCGCGCCCTGGACGCGATGGGCGCCGCTCCGGACGAGACCCTGATGATCGGTGACGCGCCCTCGGACCACGTGGCCGCGCGGGCGGCGGGCGTACGATTTCTGGGCTACGCGCGTAACGCCCGCAAAGCGGAACGGCTGCGCGCCGCCGGTGCCACCCACCTCGTCGGCTCCCTGGAACCGCTCCTCAAGGTTGTATACGCCGTGGGCGACATTAAGGCGCGGTAA
- a CDS encoding winged helix-turn-helix domain-containing protein — MVVTQENVAVNGSRKLSHKDIADTLRDRIRAGELKAGDRLPTQAELAEEFGVERGSVRQAMKALQSEGLLSNVSKGSPPRVAAAVTAATVSEGPQPSMVALAPRLAAAFAEPHVRIDVVSYTAETLMIAMGEPVRLIHEGRLRPESINLRVLLPSSEIDLAFPVPVNADAAGRERLHEHWLAQRNAQGQVLRHNLRALRASHGIDVQVTFRALPFTTPIKLYLLNGAEALVAYYTLERQLVDPEESGAGREQYKYDSGGIKVPLFSFEKGDPVARDSMFVDQSQKWFDGLWETITMDLTLS, encoded by the coding sequence CTGGTTGTGACCCAGGAGAACGTGGCAGTGAACGGCAGCAGAAAACTCTCGCACAAGGACATCGCCGACACCCTCCGCGACCGCATCCGGGCGGGCGAGCTCAAGGCGGGCGACCGCCTGCCGACCCAGGCCGAGCTCGCCGAGGAGTTCGGCGTCGAGCGCGGCAGCGTGCGGCAGGCGATGAAGGCACTGCAGAGCGAAGGTCTCCTCTCCAACGTCAGCAAGGGCAGCCCGCCGCGGGTGGCGGCGGCGGTCACCGCGGCGACCGTCAGCGAGGGGCCGCAGCCCTCGATGGTCGCGCTGGCCCCGCGGCTCGCCGCCGCGTTCGCCGAGCCGCACGTGCGGATCGACGTCGTGTCGTACACGGCGGAGACGCTCATGATCGCGATGGGCGAGCCGGTGCGGCTCATCCACGAGGGCAGGCTCAGGCCCGAGTCGATCAACCTGCGGGTGCTGCTGCCGAGCAGCGAGATCGACCTGGCGTTCCCGGTCCCGGTCAACGCGGACGCGGCGGGCCGCGAGCGGCTCCACGAGCACTGGCTCGCCCAGCGCAACGCCCAGGGCCAGGTCCTGCGCCACAACCTCCGCGCCCTGCGCGCCTCGCACGGCATCGACGTCCAAGTGACCTTCCGCGCCCTGCCGTTCACCACACCGATCAAGCTGTATCTGCTGAACGGGGCGGAGGCGCTCGTGGCGTACTACACGCTGGAGCGGCAGCTGGTGGATCCGGAGGAGAGCGGCGCGGGGCGCGAGCAGTACAAGTACGACTCCGGTGGCATCAAGGTGCCGCTCTTCTCCTTCGAGAAGGGGGATCCGGTCGCGCGCGACTCCATGTTCGTCGACCAGTCCCAGAAGTGGTTCGACGGCCTATGGGAAACCATCACCATGGACCTGACACTCTCTTAG
- a CDS encoding FadR/GntR family transcriptional regulator, whose translation MVVSPEHAPVNGRKRPHRSHREVADVLRDRIRSGSLRPGQRMPTQAELADEFGVERGAVREALRILQGEHLLSNVSKGSPATVAEASERALAGPGGVRPQPTMVGLAPRIAAAFESPHVEIDALCLTSISLTMAIGEPLRQIHAGQLNPAKVDVRVLLPSRDIDLAFPAPVEAGEDEEAHVHRRWLSQRNAQGQVLRHNLLALRSSHGIDVSVQFRALPFTPPVKLYLINGAEALFAYYTLTKRDEEMGEESLEMYDAQGTQSMLFPFKEGDGLRDTTFVEQSHLWFNALWNTISQDLELAGG comes from the coding sequence TTGGTTGTGAGCCCGGAACATGCACCAGTCAACGGGCGGAAGAGGCCCCACAGGTCTCACCGCGAAGTGGCCGACGTGCTGCGCGACCGGATCAGGTCCGGGTCGCTGCGGCCGGGGCAGCGCATGCCCACCCAGGCCGAACTGGCCGATGAGTTCGGCGTCGAGCGCGGTGCCGTGCGCGAGGCACTGCGCATTCTGCAGGGCGAGCATCTGCTGTCCAACGTTTCCAAGGGCAGCCCCGCCACCGTCGCGGAGGCGTCCGAGCGTGCGCTCGCAGGTCCCGGCGGCGTGCGGCCGCAGCCCACGATGGTCGGACTGGCCCCGAGAATCGCCGCCGCGTTCGAATCGCCGCACGTGGAGATAGACGCGCTCTGCCTCACCTCCATCTCCCTCACCATGGCGATCGGCGAACCGCTGCGGCAGATCCACGCCGGACAGCTGAATCCGGCCAAGGTCGACGTCCGGGTGCTGTTGCCGAGCCGCGACATCGACCTCGCCTTCCCCGCGCCGGTCGAGGCGGGGGAGGACGAGGAAGCGCATGTGCACCGGCGCTGGCTCTCCCAGCGGAACGCGCAGGGCCAGGTCCTGCGCCACAACCTCCTCGCGCTGCGCTCCTCGCACGGGATCGACGTGTCGGTGCAGTTCAGGGCGCTGCCGTTCACGCCGCCCGTGAAGCTGTACCTGATCAACGGCGCCGAGGCCCTCTTCGCGTACTACACGCTCACCAAGCGGGACGAGGAGATGGGCGAGGAGTCCCTGGAGATGTACGACGCCCAGGGCACGCAGTCGATGCTCTTTCCGTTCAAGGAGGGGGACGGGCTGCGGGACACGACGTTCGTCGAGCAGTCCCACCTGTGGTTCAACGCCCTCTGGAACACGATCAGTCAGGACCTGGAGCTGGCGGGGGGCTAG
- a CDS encoding GNAT family N-acetyltransferase codes for MSDVDVRAVADAELPAWLRAVQTGFLQSFAAMSDQAVANLKDRAAPTRVWGAFDGDRVVGTFRSFDQRVTAVGGAPVAANAVTAVTVAPTHRRRGILSRMMATDLAAAKERGDVVATLISAEYPIYGRYGFGPATWVTEWSVDVLRSGLDPRWSGPAVPGARIDLVDGDDVRKFGPELHERVRAERHGVIDRGDEWWLRNTGQQVTPEFPWQEPFYALYRDPSGRVDGLAAYRTSNDEWGGSRLPLNTATVLALTAATTAAERDLWHYLCAIDKVITVKSGWRAPDDLLPHLLPDLRAATVTGHADWLWLRILDVVRALESRTYAAPGSLVLEITDGAGLAGGRYRLDATPQGATCVPTTESADLALDVAELAELWLGDASAARLVALGRIGEEGVGAAALADVMFRTSRRPWCPDLF; via the coding sequence ATGAGTGATGTTGACGTGAGAGCCGTGGCCGACGCCGAGTTGCCCGCCTGGCTGCGTGCCGTCCAGACCGGGTTCCTGCAGTCCTTCGCCGCCATGTCGGACCAGGCCGTCGCCAACCTCAAGGACCGCGCGGCCCCTACCCGCGTGTGGGGCGCCTTCGACGGCGACCGCGTCGTGGGCACCTTCCGCTCCTTCGACCAGCGGGTCACCGCGGTGGGCGGAGCGCCAGTCGCGGCCAACGCGGTGACGGCCGTGACGGTGGCGCCCACGCACCGGCGCCGCGGCATCCTCAGCCGCATGATGGCCACCGATCTCGCGGCGGCCAAGGAGCGCGGTGACGTGGTGGCCACGCTGATCTCCGCCGAGTACCCGATCTACGGGCGGTACGGCTTCGGGCCCGCGACCTGGGTCACCGAGTGGAGCGTCGACGTGCTGCGCTCCGGGCTCGACCCGCGCTGGTCGGGGCCCGCCGTGCCCGGCGCGCGGATCGACCTCGTCGACGGCGACGACGTGCGCAAGTTCGGCCCCGAACTGCACGAGCGGGTCCGTGCCGAGCGGCACGGCGTGATCGACCGGGGCGACGAGTGGTGGCTGCGCAACACCGGGCAGCAGGTGACCCCCGAATTCCCGTGGCAGGAGCCGTTCTACGCGCTCTACCGCGATCCGTCGGGCCGGGTCGACGGACTGGCCGCGTACCGCACGAGCAACGACGAGTGGGGCGGCTCCCGGCTGCCGCTGAACACCGCCACGGTCCTGGCGCTGACGGCCGCCACGACCGCCGCCGAGCGCGACCTGTGGCACTACCTCTGCGCGATCGACAAGGTCATCACGGTCAAGAGCGGCTGGCGGGCCCCCGACGACCTGCTCCCGCACCTGCTGCCCGACCTGCGCGCCGCCACGGTGACCGGGCACGCGGACTGGCTCTGGCTGCGGATCCTGGACGTCGTACGGGCCCTCGAATCGCGTACGTACGCGGCTCCCGGCTCCCTCGTCCTGGAGATCACCGACGGGGCGGGTCTGGCGGGCGGGCGCTACCGGCTCGACGCGACGCCGCAGGGCGCGACCTGCGTGCCGACCACGGAGTCGGCGGACCTTGCCCTGGACGTCGCGGAGTTGGCGGAGCTGTGGCTCGGGGACGCGTCCGCGGCGCGACTCGTGGCGCTGGGGCGCATCGGGGAGGAGGGGGTGGGGGCGGCGGCGCTGGCCGACGTCATGTTCCGTACGTCCAGGCGTCCTTGGTGTCCCGACCTGTTCTGA
- a CDS encoding ABC transporter substrate-binding protein — protein MSTPSTGHSPGRISLLRTQVPRPPAQRTGSPRLPAVPEHDLAALRLAELRELRRGAQQDEADLSYVRRLLQGRIDILRAEIARRRDPLAPEPDASVLDRLPEILRDAPARHRSSARHVTLGTPHSEEYRLLATEMLAEVQLSDLAARTDDELHTAMGRLVRYEQQVSRRRQLLQRTTDDCSAEIARRYREGEAQVDDLLV, from the coding sequence ATGAGCACACCAAGTACCGGGCATTCGCCCGGTCGCATCTCGCTGCTGCGTACGCAGGTTCCGCGGCCGCCCGCGCAGCGCACGGGCAGCCCACGCCTTCCGGCGGTGCCCGAGCACGACCTGGCGGCGCTGCGCCTCGCGGAGCTCCGCGAGCTGCGCAGGGGGGCGCAGCAGGACGAGGCCGATCTGAGCTACGTGCGGCGGCTGCTGCAGGGCCGGATCGACATCCTGCGGGCCGAGATCGCGCGCCGCAGGGACCCGCTCGCCCCGGAGCCCGACGCGTCGGTGCTCGACCGGCTCCCCGAGATCCTCAGGGACGCCCCGGCCCGGCACCGCTCGTCGGCCAGGCACGTCACGCTCGGCACCCCGCACAGCGAGGAGTACCGGCTGCTGGCCACCGAGATGCTCGCCGAGGTCCAGCTCTCCGACCTGGCGGCACGCACGGACGACGAGCTGCACACGGCGATGGGCCGCCTCGTGCGCTACGAGCAGCAGGTGTCGCGGCGGCGGCAGTTGCTCCAGCGGACCACGGACGACTGCAGCGCGGAGATCGCGCGGCGCTACAGGGAGGGCGAGGCGCAGGTCGACGACCTGCTGGTGTGA
- the dtd gene encoding D-aminoacyl-tRNA deacylase translates to MRAVVQRVDGASVVVDGETVGEISGEGLCVLVGVTHDDTKEKAAQLARKLWSVRMLADERSCSDIDAPLLVISQFTLYGDARKGRRPTWNAAAPGPVAEPLVEEVVSQLRALGATVATGRFGAQMRVGLTNDGPFTVLLEM, encoded by the coding sequence ATGCGAGCAGTGGTGCAGAGGGTCGACGGCGCGAGCGTCGTCGTGGACGGCGAGACCGTGGGCGAGATCAGCGGCGAGGGCCTGTGCGTCCTGGTGGGCGTCACGCACGACGACACCAAGGAGAAGGCGGCCCAACTGGCCCGCAAGCTCTGGTCGGTGCGCATGCTGGCCGACGAGAGGTCGTGCAGCGACATCGACGCGCCGCTCCTGGTCATCAGCCAGTTCACGCTCTACGGAGACGCCCGCAAGGGCCGCCGCCCCACCTGGAACGCGGCCGCCCCCGGCCCGGTGGCCGAACCCCTGGTCGAGGAGGTGGTCTCGCAGCTGCGCGCCCTCGGCGCGACGGTGGCGACGGGCCGCTTCGGCGCGCAGATGCGGGTGGGCCTGACCAACGACGGGCCCTTCACCGTGCTCCTGGAGATGTGA
- a CDS encoding YgfZ/GcvT domain-containing protein codes for MKSPLLSLPGAVPAEGVDEGVAAHYGELFREQRALADGTGFVDLSHRGVLTVTGADRLSWLHLLITQHVSELPAGQATEALILSANGHIEHALYLVDDGETVWVHVEPGTQEALLAYLESMKFFYRVEVADRTDEFAVVHLPAGSIAPVPDGVVVRETAHGRDLFLPRADLESYAEAQGPAAGLLAYEALRVEAHRPRLGFETDHRTIPHELGWLGTAVHLQKGCYRGQETVARVQNLGKPPRRLVFLHLDGSEVHLPVPGTPLHLASEGAEGRKLGFITTAVRHHELGPIALGLIKRNVPLDAELVAGDTAAAQEVVVEP; via the coding sequence ATGAAGAGCCCTCTCCTGTCCCTGCCCGGCGCCGTCCCCGCCGAGGGCGTGGACGAAGGCGTCGCCGCCCACTACGGGGAACTGTTCCGCGAGCAGCGCGCCCTCGCCGACGGCACCGGATTCGTCGACCTCTCGCACCGCGGCGTGCTCACCGTCACCGGCGCCGACCGGCTGAGCTGGCTGCACCTGCTGATCACCCAGCACGTCAGCGAGCTCCCCGCGGGCCAGGCCACCGAAGCGCTGATCCTCTCCGCCAACGGCCACATCGAGCACGCCCTCTACCTCGTCGACGACGGCGAGACGGTCTGGGTGCACGTCGAGCCCGGCACCCAGGAAGCGCTCCTCGCGTACCTGGAGAGCATGAAGTTCTTCTACCGCGTCGAAGTGGCCGACCGCACCGACGAGTTCGCGGTGGTGCACCTGCCCGCCGGATCGATCGCCCCGGTCCCCGACGGCGTCGTCGTGCGCGAGACCGCCCACGGCCGCGACCTGTTCCTGCCGCGCGCGGACCTGGAGTCGTACGCCGAGGCGCAGGGCCCCGCCGCCGGGCTCCTCGCCTACGAGGCGCTGCGTGTGGAGGCCCACCGGCCGAGGCTCGGCTTCGAGACCGACCACCGCACCATCCCGCACGAGCTGGGCTGGCTCGGCACCGCCGTGCACCTGCAGAAGGGCTGCTACCGGGGGCAGGAGACCGTCGCCCGCGTGCAGAACCTGGGCAAGCCCCCGCGCCGCCTGGTCTTCCTGCACCTGGACGGCAGCGAGGTGCACCTGCCGGTCCCGGGGACGCCGCTGCACCTCGCGAGCGAGGGCGCCGAGGGACGCAAGCTCGGCTTCATCACCACGGCCGTGCGCCACCACGAGCTGGGTCCCATCGCGCTCGGCCTCATCAAGCGCAACGTGCCCCTGGACGCGGAGCTCGTGGCGGGGGACACCGCCGCGGCCCAGGAAGTCGTCGTCGAGCCCTGA
- a CDS encoding Fur family transcriptional regulator, producing the protein MASTDSRSTDSDWKSDLRQRGYRLTPQRQLVLEAVDTLEHATPDDILCHVRKTASGVNISTVYRTLELLEELGLVSHAHLGHGAPTYHLADRHHHIHLVCRDCTNVIEADTEIAADFTAKLRETFGFDTDLKHFAIFGQCENCRDAE; encoded by the coding sequence GTGGCGAGCACCGATTCCCGGAGCACCGACTCCGACTGGAAGAGCGACCTGCGGCAGCGCGGCTACCGGCTGACGCCGCAGCGCCAGCTTGTCCTCGAAGCCGTCGACACCCTTGAGCACGCGACCCCCGACGACATCCTCTGCCACGTGCGGAAGACGGCGTCGGGGGTCAACATTTCCACGGTCTACCGCACCCTGGAGCTCCTGGAGGAGCTCGGGCTCGTCTCGCACGCCCACCTCGGGCACGGGGCGCCGACGTACCACCTGGCGGACCGGCACCACCACATCCACCTGGTCTGCCGCGACTGCACGAACGTCATCGAGGCCGACACGGAGATCGCCGCGGACTTCACCGCCAAGCTGCGCGAGACCTTCGGCTTCGACACCGACCTGAAGCACTTCGCGATCTTCGGGCAGTGCGAGAACTGCAGGGACGCGGAATAA
- a CDS encoding FABP family protein — translation MIEIPSDLNPSLVPLAFLLGNWAGAGVTDFPGAEKANFGQEVSFTHDGRDFIEYRSYTWVLDAEGNKVKPLESESGFWRIGEDRKVEVVMVRDDGVVEVWYGELADQKPQIDLVTDAVARTAASGPYTGGKRLYGYVKGDLMWVGEKQTPEVPLRPYMSAQLKKVVTPEEVADMARNLGDLPDDGIAFFK, via the coding sequence ATGATCGAGATTCCGTCCGACCTGAACCCCTCCCTCGTCCCCCTCGCCTTCCTCCTCGGCAACTGGGCGGGCGCGGGCGTCACCGACTTCCCCGGCGCCGAGAAGGCGAATTTCGGCCAGGAAGTCTCCTTCACGCACGACGGGCGGGACTTCATCGAGTACCGCTCGTACACCTGGGTGCTCGACGCCGAGGGCAACAAGGTCAAGCCGCTGGAGTCCGAGTCCGGCTTCTGGCGGATCGGCGAGGACCGCAAGGTCGAGGTCGTGATGGTCCGCGACGACGGCGTCGTCGAGGTCTGGTACGGCGAGCTCGCCGACCAGAAGCCGCAGATCGACCTGGTCACGGACGCCGTCGCGCGCACCGCGGCCTCCGGCCCCTACACCGGCGGCAAGCGGCTCTACGGCTATGTGAAGGGCGACCTGATGTGGGTCGGCGAGAAGCAGACCCCCGAGGTGCCGCTGCGCCCGTACATGTCGGCGCAGCTCAAGAAGGTCGTCACGCCCGAGGAGGTCGCCGACATGGCTCGGAACCTGGGCGACCTGCCGGACGACGGCATCGCCTTCTTCAAGTAG
- a CDS encoding DUF3099 domain-containing protein gives MYARRRHVYFAMMGTCIALFVLAWGVVRLWSIPAAVGMCVVAMVIPPLAAIVANRRGPEDRWWDDPSGDRKSDEWWDELDGKRKR, from the coding sequence ATGTACGCGCGAAGGCGCCATGTGTACTTCGCCATGATGGGCACGTGCATCGCCCTGTTCGTCCTGGCGTGGGGCGTGGTGCGGCTCTGGTCGATCCCCGCCGCCGTCGGGATGTGCGTGGTGGCGATGGTGATCCCGCCGCTCGCCGCCATCGTGGCGAACCGTCGAGGCCCCGAGGACCGCTGGTGGGACGATCCCAGCGGGGACCGGAAGTCCGACGAGTGGTGGGACGAGCTGGACGGCAAGCGCAAGCGGTAG
- a CDS encoding DUF1416 domain-containing protein, with protein MCGAKAGGPDASTIKPGETTIQGQVTRDGEPVTGYVRLLDSTGEFTAEVPTSATGQFRFYAAEGTWTVRALIPGGTADRTVVAQTGGLAEIAIAV; from the coding sequence ATGTGTGGAGCAAAGGCCGGTGGCCCCGACGCTTCGACGATCAAGCCCGGTGAGACCACGATCCAGGGCCAGGTGACCCGCGACGGCGAGCCCGTCACCGGTTACGTGCGCCTGCTGGACTCGACCGGCGAGTTCACCGCCGAGGTCCCGACCTCGGCGACCGGACAGTTCCGCTTCTACGCCGCCGAGGGCACCTGGACCGTCCGGGCGCTGATCCCCGGCGGCACCGCCGACCGCACGGTCGTCGCCCAGACGGGCGGCCTCGCGGAGATCGCGATCGCGGTCTGA